One segment of Panicum virgatum strain AP13 chromosome 1K, P.virgatum_v5, whole genome shotgun sequence DNA contains the following:
- the LOC120706314 gene encoding photosynthetic NDH subunit of lumenal location 2, chloroplastic-like, which yields MATLAMHLILCSSTSSSPSQRRRRPLPPGAGGSDKSPPQQQQPAPQSATRRLAVAASTALAATAALAARRPAAPPPAMAAEAAFVPAPTPPGAVPRWGTKSYVRERFFEKELTAEEAAARIRQTAEGMRTLRPMLETMSWKYVLFYVRLKSKYLDRDLTTAMAGVPATRRADYVRVANELVDNMTEFDRFVRTPKVYESYLFYEKTLESLDDVAEFLA from the exons ATGGCCACGCTCGCCATGCACCTCATCCtctgctcctccacctcctcgtccccctcgcagcgccgccgccggcccctgccTCCCGGCGCGGGCGGCTCCGACAagtcgccgccgcagcagcagcagccggcgccgcAGTCCGCCACGCGGCGGCTGGCGGTGGCCGCGTCGACGGCGCtggccgccacggccgcgctcgccgcgcgccggcccgcGGCGCCCCCGCCCGCGATGGCCGCGGAGGCGGCGTTCGTGcccgcgccgacgccgccggggGCCGTGCCGCGGTGGGGCACCAAGTCGTACGTGCGGGAGCGCTTCTTCGAGAAGGAGCTCAccgccgaggaggccgccgcgcgcATCCGGCAGACCGCGGAGGGGATGCGCACGCTGCGCCCCATGCTGGAGACCATGTCGTGGAAGTACGTGCTCTTCTACGTCCGGCTCAAGTCCAAGTACCTCGACCGCGACCTCAccaccgccatggccggcgtccCCGCCACCCGCCGCGCCGACTACGTCCGCGTCGCCAACGAGCTCGTCGACAACATGACAGAG TTCGATCGCTTCGTGCGGACTCCCAAGGTCTACGAGTCGTACCTCTTCTACGAGAAGACGCTCGAGTCGCTGGATGACGTGGCAGAGTTCCTCGCCTGA